One Carya illinoinensis cultivar Pawnee chromosome 5, C.illinoinensisPawnee_v1, whole genome shotgun sequence genomic window, CTTATAGCTAGAAAGTCGTCAATGAGTCTCATTGCTCCCAAGAGAACCAATACGACCTACATTTGTTTACGTTGTCGCCATTATTGCTACATATAACTTATCATAGCCGATCGAGTTAACTTGTGGAAACCCTTAATGAATCATATGTTATTGGAATGGCTGCATGTGAAACCCACTCTTCTTAATGATATCATTGCTCCCGCATTTCTCTTCTCAAACCATGCCCTTTATGACCTTCGCTCCTGTTATCCTTGTAATGCCCCCATTGCAATACTAGAAGACCTAATATTCAATCTTGGGTGaaactttaaaaaacaaaaacaatataacAACATTGGGCCATTGGTTGCTCATGAAATAGCTCAAAGAAATCTCATTACCCTTTTGCCAATCTTAGTAGCAAATCGTTCATCCATCTCAATAGCTCATGATAAGCTTACAATTGGAGAGAAAATTAACCAATCCGagttaaatatttatgaaatttacattttatacagtcttttttcttccaaaataagaacaaaataaTGGTccgttgaatatatataaagcaagaaaaaaatgttGTTTTAATAATAACACAGAGGGCTTGAATCTCTTTAAAGAGAGCAGGATTTTCATGCCTCAGTCTAAATTGATTTcatttaaatgttaattttattgtattgtATATTTCACTAACACTTAGTTATATACTTAAAACTTTCATAATAAGATTACAAAGTGATCAAATGAAGACCCATTAGTTGTTATTATCTCTTTCAATGTCGAGGGGCATGTCTTCTACATATATAGTGGTCGAGCCCATGAAGTTGATTATGCGGTCTACCACTTGCAAAATTTACACCAGCAAGATTTCTCATGCGTACGTTGCGTATATATTGGGGTAGAAAAAGAAGATTGGGattgctttggttttttttttaaagaaaaatataaatttttttcattgacaaaaagtaaaaagatattCCAAAAACTAAGGCATTTATTGAAAacccatttttttataatatagaaaattaattttatgttttcagATAACATAACATTGTTTCCAACTTGTATAGATATATTGTATGTGTGCATGCTCCATAACAATTTATAAATGTGAGACTCACTTGTTAGATGATTGAAGAAGGAAATCCCTTGGAAACTGTTGGAATTTATAAGTGTGTGCATGTAAACAAATTGAATTTGTACGTACGTGCAAGTTAGACTTTAGGATCAGTGGTGGATGatctaattttattcaaataagacTTAAGTACTTTACTATCgagttacattttatatttaagaatattttatttatttcttgttgtttggagTCGCTAAAAGAAAAGTATCATAGGATAACCCTCTCCTCGTTGTGCATCTTTCTGAccttataaaaaagaagaatttttacTTTATACAATCTCCTCTGCATAATAAGCCATTTTTGTGAAGGCTACGTGTCCTATTAATTGTCAAAATCCTTCTCGATCGGCTACTGTGGATGAATCAAGTTGTTTCATGATGTTTATATAATTTCCTAATTTTAGgccatgttaattatattttgtataatttctttgtaattaatgtattttcgtATATTATAATACAATGCGTGGATGATTATCAATAATGATAATCAACATGAATCTATGTGAGGTCTAAATTAAACAATTCGTTAGGAGGTAAGTCTTTTAAGAGGGTCATCTTCTGTGATGTTGATTAGAACCTAAAATCCATCTATCAACAAAAATAGCGACAGGCTTTAGTGCAAGTAGTCTATTGGAATGATGCTCGCTGTGATCTTTTCAATGTCAAGGAGCccgtttctatatatatatatatatatgagacatTGATTATGTGGCCAATCAATTCTTACCAATGAGAGTTTTGCGTTGTATATGTACGTATTGGgctagaaaaaatgaaaaagaagattggGATTGCTTAGGCTAcatgctttattttctttttcttttttatataaaattttcatttgcaaaaagtatataaatattctaaaaatttagACGTTTATCtactaataattttaaaacaaattcttATATATGCTTTGATTCAAGACTAACGAAAGATAATGTGCtagctaaataaaatatttataaattcacATTTTATATAGTAGAGATTATGAGAGAAAGAACTAATTCAGGGAGCCTGCATGTGTCCATAGCAATGTATAATAAATGTGAGACCCACTTGCATATTAGACCTTGATCCGCTAATAATGTATAATGTGGATtggaattaatatctaaaccaaAATGAAGATCAAACGCCATAATGTGCATAGATGGTCAGTGCATTTagtaaatgaattaaaataagtttaaatttgTTGGAGCCAATCGCTAATAGCCAGcttacaattttaaaaattaacggAATACATAAATATCGCACTCTCGTGATTGTCATATTTTCCACTGAGATAGCCTTAAAGCAAATCGAGCTACCGCTCGGCCAATGCAGTTGGCTTTGCAAGTGAACTATGATTTGACTTGCAAACCAGTAATGGAACATGTTTTCTATGACCCATCAATATCTAGAAATTACTTAGAAAATGTTaggaattattttatataaggtTGTGTAAACAAATTGAATTCGTATGCGGTTAGCCTTCAACTATATgccatataataattaactttgTGCATTTTCAACTTTCTTAAAACCTGTGTTGGCACTAGAGTTTACAATAATTAGTCTGCAGCTTTTGATTCATTCATTCAAACAATTCGTTCAACTTGATTTTGATTAATTCCTTGAAGGATACGagtatttcaaaaattaaacaattaattGGAAACAAGCTAGTTACTTGTAATGGCTTACATTCAGTTAAAATTAGCTTGAGATTCTTGTCGTAACTATGTATTGGACTAGTCTTATTCATAAAGTAGGTGCCATGCATAGTGAGAAGTTTGAATACtcacataataatatattatccgTTAAGAATGAGATAGGAGGGGTCTAGATGGGATAGCCATAGTGGCCGCTAGCTCCATTAATCAGATTTGAGTAGGGccataaaaataaaccaaaaaaccGGTCGAACTGACTGAACCCACCAACACTGAACCCACCAACCAGCCTGTTCCAGTTTcggtttctaaaaaaaaaaaaaaaaaaaaaaaaaaaacccggttGGAATCAATCTGTACCGATTCTCGCATTTTGAAAACcggtcttatatatatatatataactttatcttatatatgaaatatttgttatataattctttatgttgtatataagtttttatattatattatatgtgtaaattgctaattaatataaactaaaatttttacttagtgattaaaaaaatacttttttaatcagtttctaatttctttttaaaatatttaaggagttttaaaaaaatataatatatatactttttgtaaatatgtttttacacatttaattatatatattcatataaaaaatctataacttatatagactatagatAAATCcaatactattagtatatataagttatagattATAGTATCggatttatctaattattaaaaagataacTTTATCTAATTATTGGTATGGTGGGGGCCAGATATATTTGTACTGTCAATTTGATGGAtgcaaataatgataaaagataTTTTGAAACAAACAGAAAGAAAGACTCCCATTTTTAGGACTCAGTCAATTATTTGGTTCTCATTATGTGACGCATGTGCTTACGTCTACGTATATACACTATTAATTACATGCTTGTTTACAGCGGTCCTctctcataaattcataatccCCTTttctggctctctctctctctctctcaatgacgATAGGTGTGTCGCTCCACCCTGCAGGACTCACCGCCGTTATTGTTCTAGTACTGCTAGTCCATCAAACTTTCGGCGTTAAGGACGGTGATCACTGTGCTACTTCCTGCGGCAATATCCACAACATAAGTTCTCCGTTTCGATTGAGAGACCAGCCAGCAGACTGCGGCAAACCATATTTTAATCTGGCATGTGAGGACAATCAAACTGTGCTATACTTATTTGCCGGAAAATATTACGTACAGGAAATCGATTACAGTAACAAAACAATACGAGTTGTGGAATCGGGTATTCAGAAGGATAATTACTCCTCTATCCCTcgttattttcttaattacgaCAGTTTCTCTGCACTCGATACTCCATATTATCTGTACTCTTATCGGAACCCGAGTGCGGTGGCTTTTTTGAATTGTGAAAAACCAATGAATCCTGGGATCTATCTGAACAAATCTACTTGCTTTGAGAGTGGAGTGTATTCCGCGTCCAACTCTACTAATAATTTGACCCAATCCAAGCTGGGGTTTGATTATGTTACATATGGGTGGACGAAAGCAAGCGATGTTGTGGATGAATCGTGCCAAGTAGAGCAGATTGTTTGGACATCGGAGCAAGGCCAATTACCAGATGATGATGAAAGAAACTTATCCTGTACAGACTACCACAACAAATTGGCCTATGGTTTTCAGCTTAGATGGTCCAATAGTCTTTGTCTAAATAGGTGTACTGGCGAATGGGTTGATTGTACTCGCGTTGATCACCAGTTTCGTACAGACGACGGATCATGTAGTGGTGAGTAAAGAATGCGTACTGCTCCGATTTCTAATCCAATATTATTTATGTTGAATTACACAACGAAGCTACCTAACATTTGTATgtgaaaaagggaaagaaagagagTAATAATAGctataaaaaataacaagtacttaaataatatttgtgttgaATTACACAAAAAAGCTAGCTAACGTTAttccttgttttattttttattttttttgtgaaacCAGGACTCCCTAAAGAACTATTTTGGTTATACAAAGGTGAGGTTTttatctctctctatatatataaataaaatttagtttcaaattattataatggctttgatgtttatatataagttGATTTCTAAGGTACCATGTAACTTctatatattcttttctttgtcAAATTAACAGGATTCCGCGGCATACTACGTACTTTATACTGGGGTGAGGTTAATCTCTTTGATTCTCAAAAAGatgtttcaactttcaagtATATATATGGTATTAGGATGACactacaataaaaaattatttaagtattcAGCCTTTcacttattaataatttttttattcatttttgtcATCCTAGCTATTCGAGAAAAGTTTTTCCATCTGACAGCCGACGGTAAGAATCCATAACtcacttttattaattttccttataattattttttgtcttcagttgattattctctttttcattttttaaggtACATGTAAGTGAATCATATATATACTGACACATGCCCCTAACTAATTAAAAACagttacaaaaataaactcatgaaCCCCTTGCcgtatccctttttttttttttttttttgaggacgGCACCTCCCGCgccttttattaaatatgcttATTATAATGACATGACTTTCATGAAAATTATAACATGAAATGCTATTAATGACACTTAATAGAAAGCTGATTGATTGTGATTTTCCAAATGCCTGATGTTAACgttcttcttttcttcatcaTCAATGCAGTACGCAATAATAAAGTCGATTATCAGATCTACCGTGATTTATATTATCGTGACAGAGGTGAGGTTTCTatatatgatctatatataaattaaaatgttgttTGAAGGATATATGATTGAAAGACACATGAATTAATGACCTAGAATTGGATCTGTTGTGTCCGATGATGATTATCCAATTAGATGATCAGGATAATAACCGATCGAAGTGTCTACCCAATGATGGATTTGATCTTGGTTTTTGCATTCGAAACCTCGTTTATAATAACAAGCCTCGAATATTATGAGCAAACTATTCACCCTTAGCCACAGGATATAGCTCAAGAACGTCTAAAAGCTGGCATATATAGAATCTCGAGCTCAACTCAATTTATAGAACTTATTTATGCAATTTTCTTACGCCTTGAACTTTTAAATTTGTCCTAGTCTCTTGATTACTTAGTTTATTCTTTCATATTCGTGCAGTACTTTCAGTCCAACTAATGATCATTCTCATCGGCTTCGGTAAGAACCTGCATCTTTCCTTTggtcttcattattttttttaattacatttttagCACAACATTCTTTAGGCTATAAAGAATGGAAATAAATGCAATGGAAAACATTAATGAGTTTTTGACGGAAAAACTAATAGTCACTATATATGCCGATTAGTTTCAAGATCAATTTGACAGTTGTGCAACTAcacaattttttctcttatatatgATCTATTTTGGTGATGCcgttccatatatatataggactaTACCATGGAGCGGCAAAAATTATACTGGCGACTCCATTTGTGCTTGCATTCTTGATATATAAGTGGCGTAGGAGACATTTATCAATGTATAACGCCATTGAAGAATTTTTGCAAAAACACAATGACCTTGTGCCAATAAGGTACTCTTACTTAGAAGTAAAGAAGAtgaccaaaggttttaaggatAAACTGGGTGAAGGTGGTTATGGCACTGTCTTTAAAGGAACACTTCGAAGTGGCCAACTTGTAGCTGTAAAAATGTTGGGTAAATCCAAAGCTAATGGCCAAGAATTTATCAGCGAAGTTGCTACCATTGGAACGATTCATCATGTTAATATAGTGCAACTCATTGGCTTTTGCGTTGAAGGATCAAAGCGTGCTCTTGTATATGAATTTATGTCCAACGGATCTctcaataaatacattttttcacAAGAAGGAAGTATTCTTCTAAGCTTTGAAAAAATGCATGATATTGCTCTTGGAGTAGCTCGTGGCATTAAATATTTACATGAAGGTTGTGAAATGCAAATTTTGCATTTCGATATCAAGCCTCACAACATTCTTCTCGACGAGAATCTTACACCTAAGGTCTCAGACTTTGGCTTGGCAAGACTTTTTTCAGTAGATGATAGCATTGTTTCTTTGACTGCTGTAAGGGGGACATTGGGATACATGGCTCCCGAGTTGTGCTATCAAAATATTGGGGGCATCTCATACAAAGCCGATGTATATAGTTTTGGAATGTTATTGATGGACATGACAGGTAGACGAAGGAACTTGAATACATTTGCAGATCATTCTAGTGAAACCTACTTCCCTACTTGTGTCTATGATGAGTTGCACAATGAAAATGGTATAGAAATAGAAGATGCCAtcgaggaggaaaagaaaatgactaAGAAGATGATCATAGTTGCATTGTGGTGTATACAAATGAAACCTAATGATCGTCCTTCAATGAACAAAGTCATAGAAATGCTTGAAGGAGATATTGAATGTTTACAAATACCTCCAAAGCCTTTCTCAGCATTATCAGAAAGATACATACAATCAGACATTGAAGAAAGTTCAAATCAGTCTTGGTCATCAATTCAATCGAGCGAATTGAGTCAATATGCACAATCGTCAGTGCAATTTAACTGATATGTTAGTTTGTTGATTTAGTTGCATAAAAAAGCTAGTCTCCCTAGCTAAGGATGGCAATCTTCTCATACTTCACAATTCAAAGGTtcttcatattattatatatgtaacaaATAAGTGTTAGCTTTCCTTCTTCCTATTGTCATTTATTTCTGAATTCAGTTTGCTTATGCTAAACTATTGAATGggtttttagttaatttttggCGAGGTATGGTGTTAATATTGAATTCTCATTGGTCGTTTCCACTAGCTTGTTGAATTTTGGATATTCTATGAGACCAATCAATATAATTTAGTTGCACTTATATAAATGTGTAGACTAATTTTGGGCTAGCTAAGTACTAGCTAGCGTATCATTGGTTTGTGAGACTCCCTCTTCGTGGTTTAATTATGATGAGCTTCCTGCAAGAAAGATTCTGGAATATTGAATGATTTAGAGTATTGGTATAgtttcatcaaaattatttttaaaatatagttaaaagtatatattttgtataaaaccaaaatcatatatattttgtataaccccacattggattaatcaaaataataatacaatattattttttaataataatattgtattatttttttcatattttgcaactaCATTAACTATATGTTAATTGTTTAGAAAAaactatatgttaattaataatttaatttttactaaaattatttgtttcccaactattattttttcttaacctattatttttcatctacaATAAATGTACAGGAACCTTACCTCCTGCTTGTATATGAGTTTGcacaaaattaatatacaaaAATTGTATATGTACATGAAAAATGTTCAGGAGGTTTGCTTGTATATTGCACAAAAATTTACATCTTCCTTCTGCACATGTACAGGAACCTTACCTCCTGCTtgtatattagttttaatagtTTCCTGCTTGTGTAATATctaattagttttttatttccaaatttgaagGTCATTTTGGTGATACTGTAACTTATATGTAgaccattttattaatatttagccAAACTTTAGAGATGCACTGGCTAGTGCTCTTAGGCATACGATTTGCACTgaccccatatatatatatatatatatagtttattgttACTATGACTATATTAACGTTTGGTTCaaatttatgctatttcaaACTCTAGAGATGTGACACtctttgtttttgaattttaataaaaaaaattcaaaattgaattTCCCCTTTGGTTTATAAGATGGTAGCACCAATTTGACCCTATTTCTGAAGTCCTTTCTAAAAAACTTTAGAAAGCCATCAGATGTTTTGCCACTGCTTTCAAAATGGATCCCCATAATAAAAAATTCCCCTACTTCCTCCATTTTTGCAAGAGATACAAGGTCAGTTGGATATTAAAGTGGAGCTACAATTGTAATAGTGATTTACTAGTCCGAAATTAGTTTGTCAAGTGGTGGAACATATTTCCCAACACAAAATGTTATTGACAATGTTACTCGAGATTATTCTCAGACTGCTCCAAATCTAAAGAGTATTGAGGAATTTCCACCTGCTAAACATATAACTTTGCCTGAATATCCAGACAATCAGGCCAGTACTTCTGCTAAAtcttagaaattaaaaaattaattggaaATGAGCTAGTTACTTGTAATGGCTTACATTCAGTTAAAATTAGCTTGAGATTCTTGTCATAACTATGCAGTGAACAAATTCTTATGCTCTAATTTTTTAAGACTAAAGAATGtgctaaataaaatatacacaaattcacattttagtaaCATTCTAAGTACTAATTCAGGCCTGCATGTGTCCGTAGCAATTTATAAGTTAAATATGAGACCCACGTTGGATGATTGAAGAAAAAAGCTCCACAATTGTAGACCTAAGCTAGTAATGTGGATTGGGATTATTCAAATCAAAATGTAGAAAAGTCACGATGTGGACAATCAAGTTGTTGACTTTGAAAAGTCGTgtacaaattaattaagcagGCCATGGACGTGAAAAAGATGTCCATTTACTAGAAAAATCAGCACCAGTAATGGAGCATGTTTTATACACCCATTGATATCTCGAAGTTACTTGGAAAATATAAGGAATTTATAAGGTTGTGTAAACAAATTGAATTCGTACGATGCTATACTTTATGAGTGGTACTCGATGGTCTAATTTTATACCAAAATGAGTTGACTTTGAATTTATTATCGAGTTGtattttatgttttgaaataatttatatattttttataagtttaaacTTACTCGCAAGgtcatgtaactttttttttcaacaaaataacTTATATAATAGTACTTGGCATATGTTTATCTACAAATTTTGACTAACTTTATGATTTGGTAAATTTcctttatataatttatctataCACATTTACTGAATGATTCGTTCGTGAATATAAAATTCTAATTGGTAATTAGAAGGcatgactcatataaattttgactATAGACCCTCATAGGGAGATAGGTTGTATGGGTAATTGGGATTGAACCCGCTCCCGCCTATTGAAACTCATGAGGAATGTAAGTTGTCGAGCAGCCAAGGGCTGGCTCGTACTTCATCGTGGGAGGGATAAAGCTATCTAAGGCATTACATTCATCCCTTTCATATTTTGCAGGGAAGGTAAGTGTCGGACAGCTGAGCAATTGGTCTGCACTTCTCCATGGGCTGCCGAAAGGTTGGATCCACTCTCATCCGTGAACACGTCAAGTGCAATGTACCCCATGGTCCACTCTCATCCGTGAGGGAGGTTGGATCCACTCTCATCTGTGAACACTTCAATTGCAATGTACCCATAAAGTTTATGGGTTGAAATTCAAAGATAGCATTTCCTACAAAAACCAACGATGGCAGTATTTTATAGAACACAACTATATTGCATTACATATATTCACTTTCTTGATTGAAAGTGCGCACATTGAAAACCGATTAATTAAgcatcgaaaaaaaaaaaaaaaaaaaaaccatccaAACTAACTTAGGTACCACGTTTTGTTCTAGAATTGGCTAATCACCAAGAACATAACTAAAAGATAAGCAAAAGAATCaaggagagaaaaacaaaataccATCACAATACTTCCCTTAGGGCTACcatacaaaaatgaaaatctgTAAAATTTGCACTCAGACAATTCATTTCTATCATACCAATCTATGAAATAAAATGCTATATTGTAGCCATAACATTAGAACATATTACCTGTTCAAATCCGTAGCTGAACTTGGAGGGAAGTAGAAGAGCAGCCTCTGAAGCAAAAGAGTAGCTTCTATCTTATGGTCTGGCCTACGTTCTATTACCAAATCTGATGGTGTCTCTTTCAAAAAGTTCATAACAGAGATCCACGAAGAAGAAGACCCATCCGAATATCTTACGGCCTCTTGAAGACCAACACAAATGAAGACGACACTTGACCCACACGAATGAAGACTAGACCCACAAAAATACCTACACAGATCCACTTTAAGACTTGAAGATCTCGGTGCCGAGGACGAGTTTGAGTAGAAAACGACATCACGAAGCTGAACACGGCCTCAAGATGAAGACGACGCCACGAAGCTTCAGACCAGACCACCACGACTCCACGACCCAAGCTTCTATGAGATCAAAGACCACTGCAAGCTTCAGACCAGAGCACCACGAAATTTCTGTGAGATCGAAGACCACCTATGCCCAGAGCACCACGAAGCCACGAACCTTCTGTGAGCATGAAGATGAGGTTGTAGAACAGAGGACCAAGAAGCGGGAATCAGCTCTAAAGTTTTGATCTCgatccgatttttttttttttaatcaaaaatcAGATGATGATGTGGCGACTCTGCGGCAACTATATGCGACAACTGAATGTAGCAGTCTTGGCTATGCAAATATGTTGTTGTATCGCCataatatatgtcatgttatACTGCCTATATAGCTTCtattcttgaaaatttgaacAAGCCCAAGGTGCACCATTCATGGTCATGATTCAGCGGTGCCTGGACTTTTGCATAGATATCTCAACCAATCCATTTATAGAAAACATgatcaaaattgaaaaacacCTTACCAAATTAAATCTATAGAAGAACAAAAGGGAAGCCAAAAAGAACTCAtataatgaagaagaaaatagttTGATTGGTATAATTGAGCTCTTTACTACTCAGAAAGCCGTCAATGAGTCTCATTGCTCCCAAGAGAACCACCACGGCCTACATTTCTTTACGTTGTTGCCATTTTTGCTACGTATAACTTCTCATTATTGATCGAGTTAATTTAAGGAAATCCTTAATGAATCATATATTATTGGTACGACTGTGGAAACCCACTCTTCTCAATCATACCATTGCTCCCGCATTTCTCTTCTCAAACCATGCCCTTTATGACCTCTAGTTATCCTTGTAATGCCTCACTGCAATACTAGAGGACCTAACATTCATTACCCTTCTGCCAATCTTGGTAGCAAATCACTCATCCATCTCAATAGCTCATTATAAGCATACAATTGGAAAGAAAATTAACCAATCCgagttaaatatttaagaaatttacaACTTATAGTCTTTTTTCTtacaaaataaaagtaaaataatggtccgttgaatatatataaagcaaaaaataaaaaaaaatgtttatttttttgctaaATAGAAGCAACATGTACGAACCAAAGCAGGATTTCTATTCAATTACTTCTAGCGAGAGAATTGTTGATAAGAAAAGTTACAATAAATAGAGTAAagaaggaaatatatatatatatatatatatctaactctctctcacacacacacaatatatatttaaatttgccataaaaaatcatttctatAAGCATCAATCTCTAAAAGATTAGAGAGTTCTGTGGACACATCCTgtaaaattgaacaaaataaaatcttgtccttttctttttgcaagatatttatatacaaacaattcttttaaaattttattttaaacaaactGGAGAGATGAATTATGATCATGGTCATACCATTGCAATTGATGATGGCCATCACTAACTAAACCCATATCAATATGCCTCACGGCCCAAGAGAATAAGACCACCCACCAAAAGAGCG contains:
- the LOC122308777 gene encoding probable receptor-like protein kinase At5g39020 → MTIGVSLHPAGLTAVIVLVLLVHQTFGVKDGDHCATSCGNIHNISSPFRLRDQPADCGKPYFNLACEDNQTVLYLFAGKYYVQEIDYSNKTIRVVESGIQKDNYSSIPRYFLNYDSFSALDTPYYLYSYRNPSAVAFLNCEKPMNPGIYLNKSTCFESGVYSASNSTNNLTQSKLGFDYVTYGWTKASDVVDESCQVEQIVWTSEQGQLPDDDERNLSCTDYHNKLAYGFQLRWSNSLCLNRCTGEWVDCTRVDHQFRTDDGSCSGLPKELFWLYKGFRGILRTLYWAIREKFFHLTADVRNNKVDYQIYRDLYYRDRVLSVQLMIILIGFGLYHGAAKIILATPFVLAFLIYKWRRRHLSMYNAIEEFLQKHNDLVPIRYSYLEVKKMTKGFKDKLGEGGYGTVFKGTLRSGQLVAVKMLGKSKANGQEFISEVATIGTIHHVNIVQLIGFCVEGSKRALVYEFMSNGSLNKYIFSQEGSILLSFEKMHDIALGVARGIKYLHEGCEMQILHFDIKPHNILLDENLTPKVSDFGLARLFSVDDSIVSLTAVRGTLGYMAPELCYQNIGGISYKADVYSFGMLLMDMTGRRRNLNTFADHSSETYFPTCVYDELHNENGIEIEDAIEEEKKMTKKMIIVALWCIQMKPNDRPSMNKVIEMLEGDIECLQIPPKPFSALSERYIQSDIEESSNQSWSSIQSSELSQYAQSSVQFN